The Corynebacterium pseudopelargi genome contains a region encoding:
- the treY gene encoding malto-oligosyltrehalose synthase, translated as MNITATYRLQLRGPNADPNGRAFGFSEAEDILEYLHDLGVSHIYLSPILQSREGSAHSYDVVDPTVINPELGGIDGFRSLAKRAKSFGMGVVIDIVPNHVGIAEPIQNAWWWDVLKHGQGSAYAHYFDIDFRQDNGAHGRIALPVLGAEGDEAALEFDVVDGQEVLRYYEHLFPIAPGTKQNTPLETYHRQHYALLDWRTGVINYRRFFSVNDLAGIRQEDPEVFEHSHAMIQQLIEEDLIDGVRVDHPDGLADPFAYLQRLRTLIGDRWLVIEKILGVEEPLDPRLAVDGTTGYDALREFDGVFVHRSAEDALSMLALEQSGSTWNATAIAATEHLLKAEVAEGELDAEIRRLLRAIRADNFSTGGHSVSEELLRETVIELIAEMPVYRADYLSLSRLTATAIADHAHRFPTRRAALDVFAAAMLAEGEAATRFAQVCGAVMAKGVEDTTFYRACRLVALQEVGGAPGRFGVSAAEFHMLQQERAKLWPRAMTTLSTHDTKRSEDVRARIIALTLDPAAFVELCHKVQQLVPAPDGGTGHFLFQNILGVWPAGGELTDALRSRVQEYGLKAVREAGVHTSWTQPNEQFERAVSDWIDALLSGPATGLISAFVEKLEQAALPISLGRKLLQLTAPGIPDVYQGTELFDDSLVDPDNRRFVDYTRRKQLLAAPMDLEHPDAAKLQLTHAALALRARMPECFIGGSYQAVFAQGPAESKCIGFARGDANGVLQVISFAVRKPARWQCADEWEQTTVKLPAGTWRDELSGKTYTATVACEDLFATLPCCLLVKER; from the coding sequence GTGAATATCACCGCAACGTACCGCTTGCAGCTTCGAGGCCCCAATGCTGACCCCAATGGGCGCGCTTTCGGTTTTTCCGAAGCCGAAGATATTTTGGAGTACTTGCACGATTTGGGTGTAAGCCACATCTACCTTTCTCCCATTTTGCAATCACGCGAAGGCTCCGCCCATTCCTATGACGTGGTAGACCCCACGGTGATCAACCCAGAGCTTGGGGGCATCGATGGTTTTCGCAGCCTTGCAAAACGCGCGAAGAGTTTCGGCATGGGGGTGGTTATCGATATCGTGCCCAATCACGTAGGCATTGCCGAACCCATTCAAAATGCCTGGTGGTGGGATGTGCTCAAGCATGGTCAAGGCTCTGCCTATGCGCATTATTTTGATATTGATTTCAGGCAAGACAATGGTGCACACGGCCGCATTGCCCTACCGGTCCTGGGTGCCGAAGGCGATGAAGCAGCCCTGGAATTCGACGTGGTTGATGGCCAGGAGGTGCTTCGCTACTACGAGCACCTCTTTCCCATTGCTCCGGGAACCAAACAGAACACGCCGCTGGAAACCTATCATCGCCAGCACTATGCGCTGCTCGACTGGCGCACTGGCGTGATCAACTATCGCCGGTTCTTCTCCGTCAATGATCTTGCAGGCATCCGCCAAGAAGATCCAGAGGTGTTTGAACACTCCCACGCCATGATCCAGCAGTTGATCGAAGAAGACCTCATCGACGGTGTTCGCGTCGATCACCCCGATGGCCTGGCCGATCCTTTTGCCTACCTGCAGCGGCTGCGCACCTTAATTGGTGATCGTTGGCTGGTGATTGAAAAGATCCTGGGTGTAGAAGAGCCCCTCGATCCTCGTTTGGCAGTCGACGGCACCACTGGTTATGACGCACTCAGGGAATTTGATGGCGTGTTCGTACACCGCAGCGCCGAAGATGCGCTGAGCATGTTGGCCTTAGAGCAATCAGGTTCTACATGGAATGCGACGGCCATTGCCGCAACGGAGCACCTGCTTAAAGCAGAGGTGGCCGAAGGTGAACTCGACGCGGAGATTCGCAGGCTGCTTCGTGCGATCCGTGCGGATAATTTCTCCACCGGTGGCCATAGCGTGAGCGAGGAACTGTTGCGCGAAACAGTCATTGAGCTGATCGCAGAGATGCCGGTGTATCGCGCCGATTATCTTTCTTTATCGCGTTTAACGGCCACTGCCATTGCCGATCACGCCCACCGCTTCCCCACCCGCAGGGCTGCACTTGATGTTTTTGCCGCAGCGATGCTCGCCGAAGGTGAAGCGGCCACGCGTTTTGCACAGGTATGCGGTGCGGTGATGGCCAAGGGCGTAGAAGATACAACCTTTTATCGTGCGTGCCGCTTGGTGGCGCTCCAGGAAGTCGGCGGCGCGCCCGGCCGCTTTGGGGTTTCGGCCGCGGAGTTTCATATGTTGCAACAAGAACGCGCCAAACTCTGGCCCAGGGCCATGACCACCCTTTCTACCCACGACACCAAGCGCAGCGAGGACGTGCGCGCCCGCATCATCGCGCTCACCTTAGATCCTGCGGCTTTTGTGGAGCTTTGCCACAAGGTCCAGCAGCTCGTGCCCGCCCCTGATGGTGGCACTGGGCATTTCTTATTCCAGAATATTTTGGGTGTGTGGCCAGCAGGTGGCGAGCTCACTGATGCGTTGCGCTCCAGGGTGCAAGAATACGGGCTCAAGGCCGTGCGCGAGGCCGGGGTGCACACAAGCTGGACGCAGCCAAACGAGCAATTCGAACGTGCAGTAAGTGATTGGATCGATGCGCTGCTTTCTGGGCCGGCTACTGGTTTGATTAGTGCGTTCGTCGAAAAGCTTGAACAAGCAGCCCTTCCAATTTCTTTGGGTAGAAAGCTCTTGCAGCTCACCGCCCCGGGCATTCCCGATGTGTATCAGGGCACCGAGCTTTTCGACGACTCCCTCGTCGACCCCGATAACCGACGCTTTGTCGATTACACCCGCAGGAAGCAATTGCTTGCAGCACCGATGGATCTCGAGCATCCAGATGCAGCGAAATTGCAGCTCACTCACGCAGCCCTGGCGCTTCGAGCCAGAATGCCCGAATGCTTTATAGGTGGCTCCTACCAGGCCGTATTTGCCCAAGGGCCTGCGGAATCGAAGTGCATTGGTTTTGCCCGCGGCGACGCCAACGGTGTGCTTCAGGTGATCTCTTTTGCGGTGCGCAAACCCGCGCGGTGGCAGTGCGCCGATGAGTGGGAACAGACCACCGTAAAGCTACCCGCCGGCACGTGGCGCGATGAGCTCAGCGGCAAAACCTACACCGCAACGGTGGCATGCGAGGACCTTTTTGCTACATTGCCTTGTTGTTTATTGGTCAAAGAAAGGTAG